Proteins encoded in a region of the Nocardia asteroides genome:
- a CDS encoding glycine betaine ABC transporter substrate-binding protein has product MRSPRDRMVTLLAALVATTSMLAGCGLVSSSGTFHDARLPDGARPLDGAKLVVTSKSFTEGVLLGKITATYLAAAGAEVTDLTGAPGSASSRQAQLNDDADVLWEYTGTGWVNYHNQTETISDPKELWQRVHDIEKREHDLEWLPPANFNDTYAFGTSTPNAERLKVRSLSDVAALPVPDRTFCVDDEFFSRSDGFIPMLQKYGIPYNDPNGVPPGNVTRMDAGVVYTATARGVPCNFGMIYTTDGRVKNLNLVVLDDDKKFFLPYSGAAVVRGMIIDRYPQLRPLLGTISERLTDELMQDLNGRVDIDGEDPADVAYDWLKSEELIE; this is encoded by the coding sequence ATGAGATCGCCACGAGACCGCATGGTCACCCTGCTGGCGGCGCTCGTCGCGACGACCTCGATGCTCGCAGGGTGCGGTTTGGTGAGTTCGTCCGGAACGTTCCACGACGCGCGCCTGCCGGACGGCGCGCGCCCGCTGGACGGCGCGAAACTGGTCGTCACCTCGAAGAGCTTCACCGAGGGCGTGCTGCTGGGCAAGATCACCGCGACTTATCTGGCCGCGGCGGGCGCGGAGGTCACGGACCTGACCGGCGCGCCGGGTTCGGCCTCGTCGCGGCAAGCCCAGCTCAACGATGACGCCGACGTGCTCTGGGAGTACACCGGCACCGGGTGGGTGAACTACCACAACCAGACCGAGACCATCTCGGATCCGAAAGAACTGTGGCAGCGTGTCCACGACATCGAGAAGCGCGAGCACGACCTGGAGTGGCTCCCACCGGCCAACTTCAACGACACGTACGCGTTCGGCACCTCGACGCCGAACGCCGAACGCCTGAAGGTTCGGTCCCTGTCCGACGTTGCCGCGCTCCCGGTCCCCGATCGGACTTTCTGCGTCGATGACGAATTCTTCAGCCGCTCCGACGGTTTCATTCCGATGCTGCAGAAGTACGGGATCCCCTACAACGACCCGAACGGTGTTCCACCGGGCAACGTCACGCGGATGGACGCGGGTGTGGTCTACACGGCGACGGCCAGAGGCGTCCCGTGCAATTTCGGCATGATCTACACCACCGACGGCCGGGTCAAGAACCTGAACCTCGTCGTCCTCGACGACGACAAGAAGTTCTTCCTGCCCTACAGCGGCGCGGCGGTCGTGCGCGGGATGATCATCGACCGCTACCCGCAGTTGCGACCCCTGCTCGGGACCATCTCCGAGCGCCTCACCGACGAACTGATGCAGGACCTCAACGGTCGCGTCGACATCGATGGAGAAGATCCCGCCGACGTCGCCTACGACTGGCTGAAGAGCGAGGAGCTCATCGAGTAG
- a CDS encoding ABC transporter permease, which translates to MSRLRRVPIDVWFEPIIILVIGIGYVLWYRSTTFTPTEKASLDWANLQTTILAHIELTVVATVIVIVVAIPLGITLTRPGVRRLEPIAVNIANIGQAAPAVGLLVLFTFWLGTGFRTAIVGLVVYAVLPILQNTIVGLRQVDQRTIEASRGIGYSSARTLLQVELPLAVPVILNGVRTALVILVGTATLSTFIGATSLGTLITTGVTLFLPKLLLSGAVLVGLLALIIDWLGRLVELAATPRGVS; encoded by the coding sequence ATGAGTCGTCTGCGCCGCGTTCCGATCGACGTATGGTTCGAACCGATCATCATCCTGGTCATCGGTATCGGATACGTCCTCTGGTACCGATCGACGACGTTCACCCCGACCGAGAAGGCGTCCCTCGACTGGGCCAACCTCCAGACCACGATCCTCGCGCACATCGAGTTGACGGTGGTCGCCACGGTGATCGTGATCGTCGTCGCAATCCCGCTGGGCATCACGCTGACCCGTCCCGGGGTGCGGCGGCTCGAGCCGATCGCCGTCAACATCGCCAACATCGGCCAGGCCGCGCCCGCGGTCGGCCTGCTCGTGTTGTTCACCTTCTGGTTGGGCACCGGATTCCGCACGGCGATCGTCGGTCTCGTCGTGTACGCCGTCCTGCCGATCCTGCAGAACACGATCGTCGGTCTCCGGCAGGTGGATCAGCGCACGATCGAGGCGTCACGCGGTATCGGCTATTCGAGCGCGCGGACGCTGTTGCAGGTCGAGTTACCGCTCGCGGTGCCGGTGATCCTCAATGGTGTGCGCACCGCGCTGGTCATCCTGGTCGGCACCGCGACGCTGAGCACGTTCATCGGCGCGACCAGCCTCGGCACGCTGATCACCACGGGTGTCACCCTCTTCCTGCCCAAGCTGCTCCTGTCCGGCGCGGTCCTGGTCGGGCTCCTGGCGTTGATCATCGACTGGCTCGGCAGACTCGTCGAACTGGCCGCGACTCCCCGAGGTGTCTCATGA
- a CDS encoding ATP-binding cassette domain-containing protein, whose product MTDDVTSGPGPATPERNVTGASIRLDSVVKRYKGQHKPAVDRLDLEIEAGDIVAFVGPSGCGKTTTLKMINRLIEPTEGRIFIGDRDVTGEDPDKLRQSIGYVIQSGGLFPHWTVAKNIGAVPRVLGWDKKRIAERTEYLLDLVGLDPGTFAGRLPKDMSGGQQQRVGVARALAADPPVLLMDEPFGAVDPITRVRLQDSLIAIQQELGKTIVIVTHDFEEATKLGDKVLILSEGGHVEQYARPEEILTEPATPFVEEFVGSGAKLAYLTVTRVRDVAYDEVITARVGESAQGVIERAKAAGHTWVVVVDQAGRPRSWPSLAEVATKPEVSDYLDRRLPVVARSSTLNDALDAMLATSQGAALVTDGRGAVIGSLGIGSVTEVIRSKLAEGRADEEVSYETYVEGTDPAPTPVVAADDENGSAGQS is encoded by the coding sequence ATGACCGACGACGTGACCAGCGGGCCCGGCCCGGCAACGCCGGAGCGCAACGTGACCGGCGCTTCCATCAGGCTGGACTCGGTCGTCAAGCGCTACAAGGGTCAGCACAAGCCTGCGGTCGACCGCCTGGACCTCGAGATCGAAGCAGGCGATATCGTCGCGTTCGTCGGTCCCTCCGGCTGCGGCAAGACGACCACGCTCAAGATGATCAACCGGCTGATCGAGCCGACCGAAGGCCGGATCTTCATCGGCGATCGCGACGTCACCGGGGAGGACCCGGACAAGCTGCGGCAGTCGATCGGGTATGTCATCCAGTCCGGCGGCCTGTTCCCGCACTGGACGGTCGCCAAGAACATCGGCGCCGTCCCGCGGGTGCTCGGATGGGACAAGAAGCGGATCGCCGAACGCACCGAGTACCTGCTCGATCTGGTCGGTCTCGACCCCGGCACCTTCGCCGGACGGCTGCCGAAGGACATGTCCGGCGGCCAACAACAGCGGGTCGGGGTCGCCCGAGCGCTCGCGGCGGACCCGCCGGTTCTGCTCATGGACGAGCCCTTCGGCGCCGTCGACCCGATCACCCGGGTCCGCCTGCAGGACAGCCTGATCGCGATCCAGCAGGAGCTCGGCAAGACCATCGTGATCGTCACGCACGATTTCGAGGAGGCCACCAAGCTCGGCGACAAGGTGCTCATCCTGTCCGAAGGAGGTCATGTCGAACAGTACGCGCGCCCGGAGGAGATCCTGACCGAACCGGCAACGCCGTTCGTGGAGGAGTTCGTCGGGTCCGGCGCGAAACTGGCGTACCTGACCGTGACGCGGGTGCGTGACGTCGCCTACGACGAGGTGATCACCGCTCGGGTCGGCGAGTCGGCGCAAGGGGTGATCGAACGCGCGAAAGCCGCGGGACACACCTGGGTCGTCGTCGTCGACCAGGCCGGCCGGCCGCGGTCGTGGCCCTCGCTCGCGGAGGTGGCGACCAAACCGGAGGTCTCCGACTACCTCGACCGGCGGTTGCCCGTGGTCGCGCGATCCTCGACCCTCAACGACGCGCTCGACGCCATGCTCGCCACCAGCCAAGGCGCCGCCCTCGTCACCGATGGACGCGGCGCGGTCATCGGTTCGCTCGGCATCGGCTCGGTGACGGAGGTGATCAGGAGCAAGCTCGCCGAAGGACGTGCCGACGAGGAGGTGTCGTACGAAACCTATGTCGAGGGAACAGATCCGGCGCCCACTCCGGTGGTCGCCGCCGACGACGAAAACGGATCGGCCGGGCAGTCATGA
- a CDS encoding ABC transporter permease, translated as MNLWSYIRGRGEVLAFLTYQHSSLAFQTVLVGTIVAVLIAVAVYRLPLLSALSLTSSRVALTIPSLALLAILLVPFGLGVVPSFVMLTFFAALPVIGNAIVGLRSVPPSVVESARGIGFSRWRILLTVELPIAWPVILTGIRVSTQMIVGVAAIVAYVLGPGLGSLIFNGLSRLGGANALEMALTGTILIVVIALVFDALLVLLGRLTIAKGLS; from the coding sequence GTGAATTTATGGAGCTACATCCGAGGACGGGGAGAAGTTCTGGCGTTTCTCACCTATCAGCATTCCTCCCTGGCGTTTCAAACCGTCTTGGTCGGAACGATCGTCGCCGTCCTCATCGCGGTGGCGGTTTATCGGTTGCCGCTGCTGTCGGCGCTGTCGCTGACCTCGAGCCGGGTCGCGTTGACGATTCCTTCGCTGGCGCTGCTGGCGATCCTCTTGGTCCCTTTCGGGCTGGGCGTGGTCCCTTCGTTCGTCATGCTGACGTTCTTCGCCGCGCTGCCGGTAATCGGCAACGCGATCGTAGGTTTGCGGTCGGTGCCCCCCTCGGTGGTCGAATCCGCGCGTGGCATCGGCTTTTCGCGATGGCGCATTCTGCTGACGGTCGAATTGCCGATCGCCTGGCCGGTCATCCTCACCGGCATCAGGGTGTCCACCCAGATGATCGTGGGCGTGGCCGCCATCGTCGCCTATGTGCTCGGGCCGGGCCTGGGATCGCTGATCTTCAACGGCCTCTCCCGTCTCGGCGGCGCCAACGCCCTCGAGATGGCTCTCACGGGCACCATCCTCATCGTCGTCATCGCGCTGGTGTTCGACGCGCTGCTCGTCCTGCTCGGACGGCTCACCATCGCAAAGGGACTGTCATGA
- a CDS encoding TauD/TfdA family dioxygenase, whose amino-acid sequence MSADHTAETETDLAVVELGAHIGAQIDGVRLGGDLDARTVAAIRAALSEHKVIFFRGQHHLTEYGQYEFAQLLGQPTTPHPTITSAGVKSLAIDSRHGRSNTWHTDVTFVDRVPRASILRAVSLPSYGGSTTWASTVAAYNALPEPLKRLAESLRARHSNQYDYAAAVEDDPDENTRAYRREFESTYFETEHPVVEVHPETGERALLLGCFVKQIVGLSSQESHALFRLFQDRVTRLEHTTRWDWSLGDVAMWDNRATQHYAVDDYDSNEHRRLTRITLAGPVPVGVDGTPSTVIAGTAENYSAVGALTRAA is encoded by the coding sequence ATGTCCGCCGACCATACAGCCGAGACCGAGACCGACCTGGCAGTGGTCGAACTCGGCGCCCACATCGGCGCACAGATCGACGGGGTCCGGCTCGGTGGTGACCTGGACGCGCGGACCGTCGCCGCCATCCGCGCCGCACTGAGCGAGCACAAGGTGATCTTCTTCCGTGGCCAGCATCACCTGACGGAATACGGCCAGTACGAGTTCGCGCAACTGCTGGGACAACCGACCACCCCGCACCCGACCATCACCTCGGCGGGTGTGAAGAGCCTGGCCATCGATTCCCGCCACGGGCGCTCCAACACCTGGCATACCGATGTCACGTTCGTCGACCGCGTCCCGAGGGCATCGATCCTGCGTGCGGTGTCGCTGCCCAGCTACGGCGGTTCGACCACCTGGGCCTCGACCGTCGCCGCGTACAACGCGCTTCCGGAACCTTTGAAGCGGCTGGCGGAGAGTCTGCGCGCGCGGCACAGCAATCAGTACGACTACGCCGCCGCCGTCGAGGACGATCCGGACGAGAACACCAGGGCCTACCGCCGGGAGTTCGAGTCCACCTACTTCGAGACCGAGCACCCCGTGGTGGAGGTGCACCCGGAGACGGGTGAACGCGCCCTGTTGCTGGGCTGCTTCGTGAAGCAGATCGTCGGCCTGTCCAGCCAGGAGTCGCACGCGCTGTTCCGATTGTTCCAGGACCGGGTGACCCGCCTGGAGCACACCACCCGCTGGGACTGGTCCCTCGGAGACGTCGCCATGTGGGACAACCGCGCCACACAGCACTACGCGGTCGACGACTACGACAGCAATGAGCACCGCAGGCTGACTCGTATCACGCTCGCCGGACCGGTTCCTGTCGGTGTCGACGGCACGCCGAGCACGGTGATCGCGGGCACCGCCGAAAACTACTCGGCCGTCGGCGCTCTCACGCGGGCGGCATAG
- a CDS encoding NAD-dependent epimerase/dehydratase family protein, with translation MGITVAVTGPTGEIGISAVTALERDPAVDRIVGMARRPFDPAAHGWSKTEYRRGDILDRTAVDALVTEADVVIHLAFVIMGSREESARVNLAGTRNVFEATVAAEQARRLVYTSSVAAYGYHPENPTPITEDVPPEGSPEHYYSEQKAACEAALAEITADSDLEVFVLRPCIVAGPKAPALHDLPWQRLPRPLRTLAKANPLFKPVIPDPGHPLQLVHHDDVAAAIALAATADAPPGAYNIAGDGTLTLSDVAAALGGRPVRVPAVAATAASAALARLPFVPATLEWLHIVRTPVVMDTSRAKRQLGWKPTHTSAETLAALAAAR, from the coding sequence ATGGGTATCACCGTCGCCGTCACCGGGCCGACCGGCGAGATCGGCATCTCCGCCGTCACCGCACTCGAACGCGACCCGGCGGTCGACCGGATCGTCGGAATGGCCCGCCGACCGTTCGACCCCGCCGCACACGGCTGGAGCAAAACCGAGTACCGGCGCGGCGACATCCTCGACCGAACCGCCGTGGACGCCCTGGTCACCGAGGCCGACGTGGTGATCCACCTGGCGTTCGTGATCATGGGCTCCCGGGAGGAGAGCGCTCGGGTGAACCTGGCGGGCACCCGCAACGTCTTCGAGGCGACGGTCGCCGCCGAGCAGGCCCGCCGCCTCGTCTACACGTCCTCGGTCGCCGCGTACGGCTACCACCCGGAGAATCCCACCCCCATCACCGAGGACGTGCCGCCCGAGGGCTCGCCCGAGCACTACTACTCCGAGCAGAAGGCAGCGTGCGAGGCGGCGCTCGCCGAGATCACCGCCGACTCCGACCTGGAGGTATTCGTGCTTCGGCCGTGCATCGTGGCCGGCCCGAAAGCGCCGGCCCTGCACGACCTGCCGTGGCAGAGACTCCCCCGCCCGTTGCGCACACTGGCCAAGGCCAATCCGCTTTTCAAACCGGTGATTCCCGACCCAGGCCACCCGCTGCAACTCGTCCACCACGACGACGTGGCCGCCGCCATCGCGCTGGCCGCCACCGCGGATGCGCCGCCCGGCGCCTACAACATCGCAGGCGACGGCACCCTCACCCTCTCCGACGTGGCAGCCGCACTGGGCGGCAGGCCGGTGCGCGTCCCCGCAGTCGCCGCCACCGCCGCATCCGCGGCCCTCGCCCGCCTCCCCTTCGTGCCCGCCACCCTGGAGTGGCTGCACATCGTCCGCACGCCCGTCGTCATGGACACCAGCCGCGCGAAGCGGCAACTCGGCTGGAAACCGACGCATACCTCCGCCGAAACCCTCGCAGCGCTCGCCGCCGCCCGCTGA